One window from the genome of Flavobacterium agricola encodes:
- a CDS encoding exodeoxyribonuclease III: MIIISYNVNGIRAAITKGFLDWLKAANPDVICLQEIKAMEDQIPVDDIKALGYEYQYYFSAQKKGYSGVAVLCKQKPNNVVFGTGIEHMDFEGRNLRVDFDDVSVMSLYLPSGTNIDRLSYKFQYMDEFQAYIDALKKQIPNLIICGDYNICHQAIDIHDPVRNVKVSGFLPEERAWLDGFMKAGFVDSFRAFNKEPHQYSWWSYRAKARNNNKGWRIDYNLVSENIANRMVRATILPEAKHSDHCPILVEIN; encoded by the coding sequence ATGATAATTATCTCTTATAATGTGAACGGAATACGTGCTGCCATAACGAAAGGTTTTTTAGATTGGTTAAAAGCGGCTAATCCGGACGTAATTTGCTTGCAAGAAATTAAAGCCATGGAAGATCAGATTCCGGTTGATGACATTAAAGCTTTAGGTTACGAATATCAGTACTATTTTTCGGCACAAAAAAAAGGATATAGCGGTGTTGCAGTTTTATGCAAGCAAAAACCAAACAATGTTGTTTTTGGTACGGGAATTGAGCATATGGATTTTGAAGGACGTAATTTACGTGTAGATTTTGACGATGTTTCGGTAATGAGCTTGTATTTACCTTCTGGTACCAATATCGATCGTTTGTCGTATAAATTTCAGTACATGGACGAATTTCAGGCTTATATTGATGCGCTTAAAAAGCAAATTCCAAATTTAATTATTTGCGGAGATTACAACATTTGTCACCAAGCCATAGACATTCATGATCCTGTTCGTAACGTTAAAGTTTCAGGTTTTTTACCTGAAGAACGTGCTTGGTTAGATGGGTTTATGAAAGCAGGTTTTGTTGATAGCTTTCGCGCATTTAATAAAGAACCACATCAATACAGCTGGTGGAGCTACCGCGCTAAAGCCCGCAACAACAACAAAGGGTGGAGAATTGATTACAATTTAGTTTCAGAAAATATAGCAAACCGCATGGTGCGCGCAACTATTTTACCCGAAGCCAAACATTCTGACCATTGTCCAATTTTAGTAGAAATAAATTAA
- a CDS encoding OmpA family protein — MIKKVSAALLVAALSTSCVSKKLYTELEDQLTEAKQQNRSLSDELDHLTTEKNSLDLENKNLKSELDRLKAERDKLASDYAAAATKLKNLEDAYAKLEKNADETIKNNLTKNRELLAQLDAKEKALAAEKTRLDSLSNELKTRSQRVNELEQLIAAQDSKMNLLKETLSSALNAFEGKGLTVEQKNGKVYVSLENKLLFKTGSWSVNDEGRKAIVELGKVLGNNPDIAVLIEGHTDNDIIRGSLGGMINNNWDLSTKRALSVVEILNENPKIVKKNLTAAGRSEFAPVDSNATDIGKARNRRIEVILTPNLDSITKVLNEI; from the coding sequence ATGATAAAAAAAGTTTCAGCAGCCTTGCTTGTAGCCGCGCTATCTACATCATGCGTTTCTAAAAAATTATATACAGAATTAGAAGATCAGTTAACCGAAGCAAAACAGCAAAACCGTTCGCTTTCTGACGAATTAGATCATTTAACAACTGAAAAAAATAGTTTAGATTTAGAAAACAAGAATTTAAAATCTGAATTAGATCGCTTAAAAGCAGAACGCGATAAATTAGCGTCTGATTATGCAGCGGCAGCAACTAAACTTAAAAATTTAGAAGATGCATATGCTAAGCTTGAAAAAAATGCTGACGAAACCATTAAAAATAATTTAACTAAAAACCGCGAGCTTTTAGCGCAATTGGATGCTAAAGAAAAAGCACTTGCAGCAGAAAAAACACGTTTAGATTCATTAAGCAACGAACTTAAAACACGTTCGCAACGCGTAAACGAATTAGAACAATTAATTGCTGCGCAAGATTCTAAAATGAACTTGTTAAAAGAAACGCTTTCTAGCGCATTAAATGCTTTTGAAGGTAAAGGTTTAACGGTTGAACAAAAAAATGGTAAAGTTTACGTTTCTTTAGAAAATAAATTATTATTTAAAACCGGATCTTGGAGCGTGAACGACGAAGGACGTAAAGCCATTGTTGAGCTTGGTAAAGTTTTAGGTAACAACCCAGATATTGCAGTTTTAATTGAAGGTCATACCGATAACGATATTATTCGCGGATCTTTAGGCGGAATGATTAATAACAACTGGGATTTATCTACCAAACGTGCTTTATCGGTTGTAGAGATTTTAAACGAGAACCCAAAGATTGTTAAAAAGAATCTTACAGCTGCCGGACGTAGCGAATTCGCCCCAGTAGATAGCAATGCTACTGATATTGGTAAAGCTAGAAACCGTAGAATTGAAGTGATTTTAACACCAAACTTAGATTCTATTACCAAAGTTTTAAACGAAATTTAA
- a CDS encoding DUF4139 domain-containing protein has protein sequence MKKLLFWAANLFLVGQILAQNPVVAKANIESARVYMNAAELKHKTSVQIPAGTSELIITNVAESLNENSITIKAPSYVTVMSAQFTTAYIQETSNLSSNEQSAVRTEIQNKQKELEKIQFNIATEEKGLELLDGNRNINNSATFSVPELKQWFAYYKTARLETLNKISALKDSEKQLNETIKQLNGKLQLNEANNSSYSQGKLVVNVSSTKAGQVPLEITYLTHNASWTPNYELNIAKINQPIQFYYQAQVRQNTGVDWKNTKLSLISAPANQSTQAPELNTWFINYEQPLIGRPANMAIASARVKNSEKADFDRGEIIAKEALYTSSVSDYTAMSQSQLSVTYDIAIPYTILSNNKNHLIKLKETAVPATYDYVAIPKLDQSVYLVAKIKDYGAYDILPGKATIILEDIFVGQTFLSPDANSADLSLSIGKDPNILISRKKIDEKSQSKTLSSKKVQDFVYEISIRNNKKETVQIEVEDNYPISTNTDIEVALLDKDGATVNAETGKLTWHVTVKPNETKKIKFGYQVKFAKDKTIRL, from the coding sequence ATGAAAAAACTTTTATTTTGGGCTGCTAATTTATTTTTAGTTGGGCAAATTTTGGCTCAAAACCCAGTGGTTGCTAAAGCTAATATAGAATCGGCACGCGTTTACATGAATGCTGCCGAGCTGAAACATAAAACTTCAGTTCAAATTCCAGCAGGAACTTCAGAACTGATAATTACCAATGTAGCCGAAAGTTTAAACGAAAATTCGATTACCATTAAAGCACCAAGCTATGTAACGGTAATGTCGGCACAATTTACAACAGCATATATTCAGGAAACCAGCAATTTAAGTTCGAACGAACAAAGCGCAGTGCGCACTGAAATTCAGAACAAACAAAAAGAATTAGAAAAAATTCAGTTTAACATAGCTACCGAAGAAAAAGGTTTAGAACTTTTAGACGGTAACCGCAACATAAACAATTCGGCAACCTTTTCGGTTCCTGAGTTAAAACAGTGGTTTGCTTATTACAAAACAGCTCGTTTAGAAACTTTAAACAAAATAAGTGCTTTAAAAGATTCTGAAAAACAACTGAACGAAACCATTAAACAATTAAATGGTAAATTGCAGTTAAACGAGGCAAACAACAGCAGTTATTCTCAGGGTAAATTGGTAGTAAATGTTAGCAGTACAAAAGCTGGTCAAGTTCCGTTAGAAATTACGTATTTAACCCACAACGCAAGTTGGACACCGAATTATGAGCTAAATATTGCTAAAATAAATCAACCCATTCAATTTTATTATCAGGCGCAAGTACGCCAAAATACAGGGGTAGATTGGAAAAACACAAAACTAAGCTTAATTAGTGCACCAGCTAATCAGTCAACACAAGCGCCAGAATTAAACACCTGGTTTATTAATTACGAACAACCTTTAATTGGCCGACCAGCCAACATGGCAATTGCAAGTGCTAGAGTAAAAAACAGTGAAAAGGCAGATTTTGACAGAGGGGAGATAATAGCAAAAGAAGCTTTATATACTAGTTCGGTTTCTGATTATACTGCAATGAGCCAATCGCAATTAAGCGTTACGTACGATATTGCTATTCCGTATACCATTTTATCAAACAACAAAAATCATTTAATAAAATTAAAAGAAACTGCTGTACCGGCAACGTACGACTATGTTGCGATTCCGAAATTAGATCAAAGCGTTTATTTGGTAGCAAAAATTAAAGATTACGGAGCTTACGATATATTACCAGGCAAAGCAACTATTATTTTAGAAGATATTTTTGTGGGGCAAACGTTTTTAAGTCCAGATGCAAATTCGGCAGATTTAAGTTTAAGCATTGGTAAGGATCCGAATATTTTAATTTCTAGAAAAAAAATAGACGAAAAATCGCAAAGCAAAACCTTATCATCTAAAAAAGTACAAGATTTTGTTTACGAAATAAGCATTAGAAACAATAAAAAAGAAACGGTACAGATTGAGGTTGAAGACAATTACCCAATTAGCACCAATACCGATATTGAAGTTGCACTTTTAGATAAAGATGGCGCAACAGTAAATGCTGAAACCGGAAAGTTAACTTGGCATGTTACGGTTAAACCGAACGAAACCAAGAAAATTAAATTTGGTTATCAGGTTAAATTCGCAAAAGATAAAACGATTCGATTATAA
- the radA gene encoding DNA repair protein RadA: MAKVKTAFFCQNCGNQYSKWQGQCTACKEWNTIVEEIVQKEEKSTWKSSSLIEIKRTTKPLKVNEIDTTKEIRYNTGDGELNRVLGGGLVPGSLTLLGGEPGIGKSTLLLQISLRLPYKTLYVSGEESQKQIKMRAERIENHSDNCYILTETKTQNIFKQIEAIEPEVVIIDSIQTLQTEYIEASAGTISQIRECTSELIKFAKETNTPVILIGHITKDGTIAGPKILEHMVDTVLQFEGDRNHVYRIMRALKNRFGSTAELGIYEMLGSGLREVSNPSEILIGNREEDLSGTAIASTLEGMRPLMIEVQALVSTAVYGTPQRSATGYNVKRLNMLLAVLEKRAGFRLGMKDVFLNITGGITVDDPAIDLAVVASILSSNEDDSITKNSCFAGEVGLSGEIRPVNRIDQRIQEAEKLGFTDIYVSKYNKITTPSKGIKVHLLAKIEDLTQALF, encoded by the coding sequence ATGGCAAAAGTAAAAACCGCTTTTTTCTGCCAAAATTGTGGCAACCAATATAGCAAATGGCAAGGGCAATGTACCGCTTGTAAAGAATGGAACACCATTGTAGAAGAAATTGTTCAGAAAGAAGAAAAAAGCACTTGGAAATCAAGTTCGTTAATAGAAATTAAACGCACAACCAAGCCGTTAAAAGTTAACGAAATTGATACTACCAAAGAAATTAGATACAACACCGGCGATGGCGAATTAAACCGCGTTTTAGGCGGCGGATTAGTTCCTGGATCCCTAACATTATTAGGCGGTGAGCCCGGCATTGGTAAAAGTACTTTGTTGCTACAAATTTCGTTACGTTTGCCGTATAAAACATTATATGTTTCGGGCGAAGAAAGTCAAAAACAAATTAAAATGCGTGCCGAGCGTATCGAAAACCATTCGGACAACTGCTACATTTTAACCGAAACCAAAACGCAAAATATATTTAAACAAATAGAAGCTATTGAGCCCGAAGTGGTAATTATAGATTCTATTCAAACCTTACAAACCGAATATATAGAAGCTTCTGCCGGAACAATTTCTCAAATTAGAGAATGTACCAGCGAACTGATAAAATTTGCTAAAGAAACCAACACGCCCGTTATATTAATTGGCCATATTACAAAAGACGGAACCATTGCTGGTCCGAAAATTTTAGAACATATGGTTGATACGGTGCTGCAGTTTGAGGGCGATCGTAATCATGTTTATCGCATCATGCGTGCCTTAAAAAACCGATTCGGATCAACTGCCGAATTGGGCATTTACGAAATGCTTGGCAGCGGTTTACGCGAAGTTAGTAATCCATCAGAAATATTAATAGGCAATCGCGAAGAAGATTTATCTGGCACGGCTATTGCATCAACGCTTGAGGGCATGCGCCCGTTAATGATTGAAGTTCAGGCCTTGGTTAGTACTGCAGTTTATGGTACGCCGCAACGTAGTGCAACGGGTTACAATGTAAAACGTTTAAACATGTTGTTGGCTGTGTTAGAAAAACGTGCCGGATTTAGATTGGGCATGAAAGACGTTTTTTTAAACATTACCGGCGGAATAACGGTAGATGATCCGGCTATTGATTTGGCTGTGGTTGCATCTATCCTATCTTCTAACGAAGATGATTCGATTACAAAAAACAGTTGTTTTGCTGGCGAAGTTGGTTTATCGGGCGAAATCAGACCGGTTAACCGCATTGACCAACGCATTCAGGAAGCAGAAAAATTGGGTTTTACCGATATTTACGTTTCTAAATACAACAAAATTACCACACCAAGCAAAGGCATTAAAGTACATTTATTAGCGAAGATTGAAGATTTAACGCAAGCACTTTTTTAG